In the Populus trichocarpa isolate Nisqually-1 chromosome 8, P.trichocarpa_v4.1, whole genome shotgun sequence genome, ATGGTAAACAGCATTTCCATTCTTTCTTGTGACACCTCAATTATGgccattttatatataaaaacctagTCTGCTATTTGCCACCATGACAGCACTATACACGGTAAAATTTAGTTGCTGCCCATTTCATTCTGTACTGCAAAAGATTAACACCTTAAGCGTCATGAAATTTAAGACTGGTTTCTCACTTTCCGGTTCCAAgcaagagagaaacaaaaacaagaacgaAAGTGTTTTGTGTCCTCCTTTAGTGAAGCCATGGTTTTGAAATTAACCTTTGAAAGAAACCATTGATCTACAGCAACCAATCCAATCGCAAATTCAAACTAACTTCCAATTAAACATGACAAAGACTGCTCATTCTTAAAGCTGTAACACTGAATAATAACTAAACTAGAGACTTCTACAAGGTTCAAACAACTCAGACctcacaaaaataattattcttccAACACGAAGTAACTTGATCAATGGGCAGAAAATCATGGTAGAGGCTGTAATGCCAGAAGAATCATCACCACAAGCATATAGGCGAGGTCACAAACGTCTGTACTGTAAAATCGAGAGTGAAGCATTGGCCAGTGACAATTATACTATCACATTTCAAACCCATCATACAAAAGCAAATCCAAAATAGGGGTTCACTAcagaaagaaattcaaaataatccaTGTTATGCTAGCCAGAAAACCTAAACAGAGCCTTACCGTCAAACTTCTCATTCTGCGCAACCACAATCGGCGAACCTTCAAGCTGCCAAGTACAGcattcaacaaatcaaacagaGAAACAAATATCAATACATATCATGAccacaaaattcaaaacttcaaaGATCATCCCCAACACAATAATGCAATGACCACAAGCATCAGTGTATCACCTTACAGGACAAAAGCTTAATGCAACAACCATCAGGCTGCTCTTCAACTCTAACAAGCAAAACAGGAcaaatttcaaaagcaaaaaactTGAAACTATACACATAACACCTAAACGTGTTGTCGTCTACCCTCTCTATCCTCTCCGCGTCCAACACAGAGTACTGACTCGCTGGCAAACTCATATACTCCACTGCCACCtcaacatcaaattaattacaaaaaaataaaataaatcagttcttaaacttcaaaattaaatattttggaatcttttgcttaaaaaattaatccaccCTGACATTACTTAGAGGGCGTCCGAGTTGCCGGACCGAAACGGACTCTTTACGTCTGGCAACGAATTTCGCTTTGGGAGTGGAATCAGCCGAAACACGAAGTGATTCAGTTACTGGTGAGGAGAAATTTAGAAAGAGGTGCTTGCAAGTGAGGGAATTTCTAGGGTATTTGGATCTGAAAGAGATTGAACTTAGGCTTATTGTTGAACCAAGAGACGGGGAATTTAGCGCCATTAATTAATGGAAAATTCAAGGATTGCAAGCTAGTATGTTGTTGAAGATGATAAAATAGGAGTACTGGTGTTAAGGATAAGAGTACGGGTGGTTCTGCACGTAGCGAGGCGATATTTAGACTCGCGGTTTCGTTTTCCTAAGCTGCTCCGGTAAATTGCCAACAGGTGATGATGGCGAAGATTGTGGgccattttttttaactttgataaGATACATGAGTAAGTATGTTAGAAAAGTTACGCCATGCTGTACTATGAAGCGCAAAGGGTGTTAAATATGCACCTTTACAATCCGTGCATAACGACACCGGATTGTCTCTTCTGTTAGCCTCTTTGATTAATCTAAtcgaatttgataaaaaaaacccacataattaatcaaaattcgaatcaaaataattaaacaatttatttaagGAGAATTTcagcaaattaaattaaattaaaaaaagactaaatcaAATTCTCTCAACCGAGGATCTAAAGAACCTTTACATAGACGCACAATTCCACAGAACCCACAAAGGATTCAAGAGTCCTAGCTGTCTAAGAGCTTGTAAACTTGGTAACAGCCTTGGTCCCTTCAGAAACAGCATGTTTCGCAAGTTCTCCAGGCAAAACCAATCGGACAGCAGTTTGGATCTCCCGAGAAGTAATTGTGGGTTTCTTGTTGTACCTGGCAAGCCTTGAAGCCTCTTGAGCTAGTTTCTCAAAGATATCGTTGATGAAACTGTTCATGATACCCATAGCCTTACTAGAAATCCCAATATCAGGGTGGACTTGTTTCAAGACCTTGAAGATGTAAATCTTGTAGGTCTCGACGCTCTTTTTtgccctcttcttcttcttgtcaaTCGCTCCTCCTTCTTTGGGCAACTTCTTCTCTGGTCTTGGCTTCTTCTCTGCTGGGGCTTTCTCGGCCGCCGCTGGCTTCTTCTCGGCTGGCTTCTTCTCGGCCGGCTTCTTCTCTGCCTTGGGAGCCATTTGAGATTTTTGAGAAGAGACTTTGAGATGAGGTTTCTTTAAGAGTGGGAAACGGAGGTTTCTTTAAGAGCTTCGGTGATGGGATGGAATTGTTTGGTTTGTTTATATAGAGATAGGAGGTAAGTGATTGTTGGTTGATTTTGTGAAACGCGGATTGATGACGTGGATGGTTGGATTTGCAGGGGTTTGAATGGACGGTGAGATGTGGGTTTTTCCTTTTAACTTTTGGAGACCGATGGGAAGCCTGAGCAGTTACCACCTTCGCTAAAGTCCAAGTACTGTCAGGGTTCACAGGCCCAGCCCCAATGTTCGACAACAGCACATTCAAGGTTCTGATAATCGAAAATAGCCCAACAGTCAATCTTGTTGTAGCTATTTAGCTCAGGTAACAGAGCGGGAGGAACAATTTTAGTTAAATGAAATATACCATGCTGAACCTTGCAccagctatttaaaaaaaaaaaaaaaaattgaccttcTACATGATCAATATAATGAACATCCATCCATCAGAATGTAACGTGATCACCCGCCGATGACACGTGGACTTTGATAGTTTTTAGCATAtaatttttccttaaaaatatattaaaataatattttttattttaaaaattttattttttaatataatatatcaaaacaatttaaaaaaaatattttataaaaaaaaaattattttattttaaaaaaatagattagtcGGGCAAACCAGAACTTGTGCCAGGTCTTTCACTGCTGATGCGTAGAATAAAGGGGAGATGATGGAATGATTAATGATTTGAGAAGACACCCGGCAAGACTCCCAGAGGATTTTGGAAGCTTGCAGGAATATGCCACTTGAGATAAACCGCATacctcttaatatttttttttattattaaaaaataatttttttgatatgttttgagttgttttacgctgatttaaaaatattttttaaaaaataaaaaatattattttaacacatttcaacacaaaaaacaattacaatcacACTACTAACCAGATAAATAACAAGGGAAGAGTAATCAATTGTATGCTCAAATTGAGTATTTTTTGCACTTGTTCCAAATGTTCAAGCGAGTTGGTCTGCGGCGGAGGAAATTGCCGATTGTGCGACGGCCAATTATTGAAGTGATCAGAGCAAACTCCATGCTGTAAAGAAGTTGAAATAGGAAGTAACTGAAAACTGAATAGAATAATATTTCAAGGATGTAATGAAAGAACCAATACCAGTACTTAACCGAATGAGAAGCAGCTCTTCGGGTTTTCATGTATGTATAGCGTTCATTCATACTGCTGCAAAGATTGGAAATCTTTGGAAGATCAAAGTGATCGGGGGTTAGAAAATCTACTGCAAAGATTGAATTAGTTATAGCCCGTATGAAACTCCAGCCATGACATATAGCAGAAAACTTAATCAGAGACTGCAGCAACATGCTAGTATTCGGCAACCTCAAGGAACAACTTACATAAATGTTTGATTGCAGCATAAGGTGGAGACCCAGCAAGGTCATGAGCTCTCCTGTTTATTTCCTTACGTAGAACAGAAAGGAAGCAGCGTTCTAGGATTTCTTAGCAGCAAAGAAGGAAAAACTCTTGTTATCATAACTTCTTTGCAGAATGGAAAGCCATCAAAGAACATATGATCACTACAGCAAGGAACATTCATAGGATCAACATTCCCTCTATTGGTTTTTGTAACTTTGATAGGTAGTCTATTGAGGACTGCCAAGTGCCAAATAAATAAAGCTGTGAACGGGAAATAAGAAGAACGCCCCAAATCAGTTTGTGACGTTCAACCTACAGCCTTTTCACTCTGATGAAACCCAAGCACTTCTAGCAGAATACTCActattaagatttattttccACACAATAATGTATTCTGCAAGTTATCGGAAAGATCAAACCAAAAACAGCTCCTTGAATCTCCAACAAAAGGCCAGACCTTGCACGAGGCCAAATCCAGTAATTGCCCATGATGATTATCAGACACCTTAGAATTAGAATAGAAGGCAATTCTACCATTCTGAGCTATAAGTGAGGTGTGGTTTGTACTTTTAAGGAGATTGTACCTAAAAAACTCAAACTCACCACacctcaaaaacaaacacactcgaGATGATCATACATCTTACCATTTTGAATGCTAAATGAAGTCGCTAAATCACATCGAAGGACTCTAATCCCGACCAGAACAAGCCAATTCTCAGACGTTGTGCCATATACTACTACGAAGTGAGCCTATCATCGTATAACACAAGGGAAACTTACAAAAATACACAAGGTTCGTTATCTGAATCAAGCATTTTCAATAATTCTCCAACCCAACTGAAAGCTTTCAAGAGAGATACAACATAGCTTAACAGGCTCTAATTTCacaaaatttatacaaaaatgaGCAATAAACTCAATTAAGTTCCAGTCGAATTGCAACCAATGAAACAATCTAGAACAATTTCAGATACAAAAAATGCACGAAACCACAAGAAAAGGAACCCAAATCAACAAAGCGAATCAAAAACCCAAACTGAAAGTAAAATGAgtgagaagaaacaaaaaaacccaataatcAAGAACAATTTACGAACAAGATCCATGTATCATTGTAAAAAACCAAGCAGCTACATCAATTCGACTAAAATCGAAACCTGAAACTATACATGAACACAAACCCTAATTGATAGATCGAACCTCGCAAAATACCCACCATCCAGAACCCAACAAACCCTGGCCGCCTAAGAGCTGGTAAACTTGGTAACAGCCTTAGTCCCTTCAGAAACGGCATGTTTCGCAAGCTCTCCAGGCAAAACCAGTCTAACAGCAGTCTGGATCTCCCGGGACGTAATGGTAGGCTTCTTGTTATACCGAGCGAGCCTCGAAGCTTCTTGAGCAAGCTTTTCAAAGATATCATTGATGAAACTATTCATGATACCCATTGCTTTGCTTGAGATCCCAATATCAGGATGGACTTGTTTCAAAACCTTGAAGATGTAAATCTTGTAGGTCTCCACGCTCTTCTTagccttcttcctcttcttgtcAATCGCTCCTTCTTTAGGCAATTTCTTCTCTGCCCTTGGCTTCTCCGCCGGCGCTTTCTCGGCTGCGGCTGGCTTTTTCTCGGCTGGCTTTTTCTCGGCTGGCTTCTTTTCTGCCTTGGGAGCCATTTTGAGATTCCTTTTGTGATTTGAGGGCGAAATCGAGAAATTTACGTCTAGAGTTTGGTGTAGTAGTTTGCGTCTGGCgggtttgtttgtttatatagaGAGATAAGATGAGCATGATTGGCTGGTTTTGGGGAGACGCGGATTGATGACATGGATGGTTGGATTAACGGAGGCTCGAGTTGACGGTGAAAGATGACTTCGGCCTTTTGATGGATCAATCCGTACGTTGGCAGAAATCTAACTTGAAGAGGAGCCCAGGCCCAGCCCAACTATCAGCATCAGGGCCTGTATGACGGAAAAAGGGCAATGAGAGTTAAGAAAATCAAATGAGTCTGTGATGATTAAGAAATATTAGTAATTTGATTCAAAAATCCCATTTTAATCTATGTATTTACATATATACTTAGGTCTTATTCTTTCTCAGTGGTTTCATGCTAAGATagattttctaataattaaaattactaGCATATtcgttaataaaaaataaagggactTAGTAATAATTTACTCTTGtggaatgaaataaaattctgGTTTGCTTcgcatatatgtttttaaaatactttttatttttaaaaaattaattttttaacaatttatttttataaatattttttatcatttttaatatgtttatattaaaaaaatatttgaaaatattattttaatatattttcaattaaaaaatattttaaaaactttcatcagttttttttcaataatatatatatatatatatatatatattgtaaattaTTCAATTACATACCTACATTGCAAATTTTATATGCAATTAGATCCTTGGTTTATAGTTACTCTTCTCCTTCCATAGCTAAAAACCTCTTTGAATGTGCAACGTGCATATGAGTCTTTTCCAAATAATAACATCAATCATTTTCTACGAGAAAAAGCCTTTTTTCAATAGGATTAAATCCACCATCGATCAAATTCGCCATCCTTAATGAGAAACCACAAATCACCCAGCCCCTCTGATCCAAGAATCTGAAACTATTTTCAAAATCCTCGGACGCTATCAAACCACAATAACAAAATCTACCAAAAagctgaaaaaaataagtaaaaattgaTCAGATAATATTGTGAACCGAATACTAATTCCAATGATCAATGACAGCATTACATCAAATTCCACCTAGAATGATAACCTACACCTTTACATCAAAACGAACATAATTCAACAATCAGTACCCACAAAACACCTATCCGCCTAAGAGCTAGTAAATTTGGTTACAGCCTTAGTCCCTTCTGAAACAGCATGTTTGGCAAGCTCCCCAGGCAACACCAATCTCACAGCAGTCTGGATCTCCCTTGAAGTGATAGTGGGCTTCTTATTATACCTTGCAAGCCTTGATGACTCCTGAGCAAGTTTCTCAAAGATATCGTTTATAAAACTGTTCATGATACCCATAGCCTTGCTCGAGATCCCGATGTCAGGGTGAACCTGTTTCAAGACCTTGAAGATGTAGATCTTGTAGGTCTCGACGCTCTTCtttgccttcttcttcttcttgtcacCGGCGCCTTCTTTTGGCAACTTCTTCTCTGCCCTTGGCTTCTTCTCCGCCGGAGCTTTCTCTGCTGCTGCCGGTTTTTTCTCAGCTGGCTTCTTCTCTGCTTTGGGAGCCATTTGGGGTTCTTGAAAACGAAAGCGAAAAGGTTTCTTCTACTGAGAGATGGTGAACAGATGGGTTTTAGAGAGTTCTGGCGAGTGTCGGGTTCGTGATGTGTCTAAATAGGGAGAGGAGGTGAGTGGTGATTGGTCAGTTTTGGGGAGACGCGGATTGATGACGTGGACGGTTGGATTTGGGGAGATTTAAATAGACGGCTAGAGATTTGGTTTTGCGTCTTAGGAACCGGATTGGTTTTGAAAGTAGAAAATTTGTCGCGGGGCCTTATTTTGGGTTTCGCGGGTTAGATGGAGGGAGGCGGGATGTCGATTAGAATTGGGCTTGTGAGAATACTGAGCCCGGGAGAggaaaagtgttattttttttgtatttctttgaattttaatgCCCTTATCAGGTTAATTTATGGGTATTTGATTAAtcaggttaattatttttattaaaacatgttattttattttttaaaataaaaattgtgttaATTTTAGGCTCACATCTCTTGTTATTTGTGTTAATTTAAACATCAAAATTAGACATGAGAGGTAACAACGGATTGATACACACTGATCACCAATAATATtggtaaatttaatttaaaaagcccattttaaagattttaattcaGAAAAGCATCGAGGGATCTTTTGAGATTTTCCCGGTGGATGTCCGGTGGAGCTGGCCTTTGGGAAGGCATTGAGAGATCTCGAAATTTGTCTAACACACGTCTAAAGGAGCTAGCCTTGGAAAAGCATCAATTGGTcctggattttatttttatttttttttgccagcAAACGTCCAAGGGAGCTAGCTCCAGAAAAGCATTGAAAGTTCTTGAGTTTTTCCCAACAAATATCTACCGGGACTGGCCCTGGAAAAGCACCGAAGGTGATGTATTTTTCCAAGCGTGGTATTGAAATTCTTCAATCCGTCTCGAATAGTTTGAGAAGGGAAGGATTAGCAAGGGCGGCGACAATCTTCGACGCTCTTCTTTGAATCGATGAGCAAAACAACATGACTGGTTATCAAAAGAAGCCTTGAATTCTCCGGGATTAATTAGAAGTATAGTGTCTGTTGATGATTTCAAAAACTCTTGTATCATTATACAAATTTGTGTCTTTACGTTGGAGgtatgatggttttttttcaagaatataacagtttaaaacacaaatcacatctcacaaaaataaaaattacttgtaTTTTACGTGAATCCCACCAAAAACAACCAATCATACCTCCAAAACAAACACCTTCTTGATCATTCTCGAGTGATATTTGAGAAAGCAAATTTGTATAATGATAGAAACCACATGATATCAGTATGAATTTACTTGGAATTTTAGAAGTATAATGacgattgtttttaaaattattatttattctaataatatattaaaaaatatatattttttatacgaacctgtcaaaacaatttaaaaaataaataaaaacaaataaattctaGCATACGTCTCAAACTAGGGCTCAGATGGAGTcgtacaagaaaaaaagagttagaaGGAAAACAGATAAGAATTCCAAAACGTCATGTGTTTGGACTTTAAGGTGGTTATAGGTAGCAAAGAGCAACATAataagaatgaaaatgaaagttttATGTTTACTTTCTAAAAATCTGGttgaaattaatagaaaaatagtAAGAATTGAAAGCATAACGATGATAGAAATTAAATGTGATTTTTATCATTGCAAGAGCAGGTgagaataatattaataaaaaaatagt is a window encoding:
- the LOC18101344 gene encoding uncharacterized protein LOC18101344, yielding MALNSPSLGSTISLSSISFRSKYPRNSLTCKHLFLNFSSPVTESLRVSADSTPKAKFVARRKESVSVRQLGRPLMEYMSLPASQYSVLDAERIERVDDNTFRCYVYSFKFFAFEICPVLLVRVEEQPDGCCIKLLSCKLEGSPIVVAQNEKFDAYMVNQISCDSNQSNSTIQQLTSDAVIEVSIDIPFAFRAIPAEAIESTGAQILKQILGQILPRFMAQLVKDYHAWASGDASRQPLGTGEI
- the LOC18101345 gene encoding histone H2B; this encodes MAPKAEKKPAEKKPAEKKPAAAEKAPAEKKPRPEKKLPKEGGAIDKKKKRAKKSVETYKIYIFKVLKQVHPDIGISSKAMGIMNSFINDIFEKLAQEASRLARYNKKPTITSREIQTAVRLVLPGELAKHAVSEGTKAVTKFTSS
- the LOC18101346 gene encoding histone H2B; translation: MAPKAEKKPAEKKPAAAEKAPAEKKPRAEKKLPKEGAGDKKKKKAKKSVETYKIYIFKVLKQVHPDIGISSKAMGIMNSFINDIFEKLAQESSRLARYNKKPTITSREIQTAVRLVLPGELAKHAVSEGTKAVTKFTREKKPAEKKPAEKKPAAAEKAPAEKPRAEKKLPKEGAIDKKRKKAKKSVETYKIYIFKVLKQVHPDIGISSKAMGIMNSFINDIFEKLAQEASRLARYNKKPTITSREIQTAVRLVLPGELAKHAVSEGTKAVTKFTSS